The stretch of DNA GAGCAGAACGCCGCCGACAACCCAGTTCATTTCACGCGGCTTGCGGAAGGCACCGGTGAAGAATACGCGCAGCATGTGCACCGCCACCGATGCGCAGAACAGCAGCGCGGACCAGTGGTGGACCTGGCGCATGAACAGGCCGCCGCGGATGTCGAAGGAGATGTTCAGCGAGGAGCTGTACGCTACGGACATCTCGACGTTCTTCAGCGGAACGTAGGAACCGGCGTAGTGCGTTTCGGCCATCGACGGGTCGAAGAAGAACGTCAGGAACGTTCCGGAAAGCAGCAGGATCACGAACGTGTACAGCGCCACTTCACCGAACATGAACGACCAGTGGTCGGGGAAGACCTTGCGTCCGAATTCGCGGAGCATGGCGGACCCGCCGACACGCTGGTCGACGAAGTCGGTGATACGGCCGGCCTTGGTCGTGGGGACGAAGGTGGTGGTATTAGCTGTTGTTGTTGCGCTCATGCTCATCACGCTCCCAATAGCTAGGTCCTACAGGTTCATGGAAGTCGCTGGTGGCGACGAGGTAGCCCTCGGAGTCAACTGCGATGGGCAGCTGGGGGAGCGGCCGGCTGGCCGGGCCGAAGATAACCTTGCATTCCTGGGTCAGGTCGAAGGTTGACTGGTGGCACGGGCACAACAGGTGGTGGGTCTGCTGCTCGTAAAGGGCAACAGGGCAACCAACGTGGGTGCAGATCTTGGAGTACGCGACGATGCCGTTGTAACCCCAGTCCTCGCGGCCCGCGGAGGGCTTGAGGGACTCCGGGTTCAGGCGCATGAGCAGGACGACGGCCTTGGCCTTTTCGTTCAGCTTGCCTTCGTGCAGCTCGTTGAGGCCTTCCGGAATGACGTGGAAGGCGGATCCGATCGTGACATCTGCGGCCTTGATCGGGGTGCCCTCGGGGTCGCGGGTAAGCCGCTTGAGCTTGCCGCCCTCCGGTGCCCACATGGTGTGCGCCAGCTTGTCGTCGGGACGGGGACCGAGGTCACCGAACACAGCCAGAGCCGGCAGGGGAGCCAGGGCGACCGCGCCGAGCAGGGTGTTGCGGATCAGCGGGCGCCGCTTGATGCCGGTTTCCTCGACGATGTCGTCGACAATCCGCACAGCAGCCTGGCGGTCGTCCTCGGCACGGATGGCGTGACGCTCCTCCGAAACCTCGTGGTCCGGCATGAGGGCTTTGGCCCAGTGCACGATGCCGGTGCCGATGCCCAGCATGGCAAAGGCGGTGCCGATGCCCAGCAGGGTGTTCTGCAGCCGGATGGTGGCAATTGTGGTGTCATTGCCCAGATCGATGGCGAAATACGCCACCAGGAATATCAGGGTGCCGACAACGGAGGCCCCGAAAAGTAGGGCTACCTGCCGTTCTGCTCGCTTTGCGGCCCTCGGGTCCGTGTCAGCCAGGCGCAAACGATGCGGGGGAATTCCAGGATCCTGGAACTTCTCCACCTCATTCTGACCAGCCGTAGCTACGGTGCCCGAGTGGATCGGACTGCCGTCACTATGGTTGCCCATAATTCGCCTCATCCCTCTCTCGTCCCGGCGTGTGCCGGGTTAGCTTTCAATTCATACTGCTGAAGTGCCAGCAGAAACTTTCTTACAGGTGCAGCGGATGTGGTTAGGACGTCCGCGAGGTCAGCCAGATGGTGAAGGCGATGATGACGCCCAGGCCGGCGATCCAGACGAAAAGTCCTTCGGATACCGGGCCCAGGGCACCAAGGTCGGCGCCGCCCGGGGAGCCGTTGGCTTCAATCTGCTTCAGGAAGGTGATGATGTCGCGCTTACCTTCCGGGGAGATGTTCGCGTCGTTGAAGACGGGCATGTTCTGCGGGCCGGTGACCATGGCCTCGTAGATGTGCTCGCCGGAGACTCCCGCCAGGGCCGGGGCGAACTTACCCCGGGTGAGTGCACCGCCGGCAGCGGCGGCGTTGTGGCACATGGCGCAGTTGGTGCGGAAGAGCTCTCCACCCTTGGCGGAGTCGCCCTGCTCATCGAGGACTCCGGCTTCGGGGATGGCCGGGCCGGGGCCGAGGCTGGCAACGTAGGCGGCCAGCTGGCGGGTCTGCTCTTCGTTGAACTGGACAGGCTTCTTGTAGGCCTGGGGACCGTTCATCTGCATGGGCATGCGGCCGGTGCCAACCTGGAAGTCAACTGCTGCGGCGCCCACGCCGACCAGGGAGGGTCCGGACGGCGATCCGCTCGCACCCATGCCGTGGCAGGTGGCGCAGTTGGCCTCGAAGAGCTTTCCGCCTTCTTCAACGTCATTGGCGGTGAAGGTGGTGGTGGCCTTGGCCTGGTTGACAGTGGTAGCAACGGCGTACAGCCCACCCGTGACCAAGAGGCCCATCAGTAGCAGCGCTATTGCTGCCAGCGGGTGACGTCGCTTCTGCGAGAGTGCCTTCACGTAGTGGTTCCTTTATTCGATCCTGCGTTGGCTCGGGGGAGCCGCTTCTAGAAATTCTGTCTCTTGTAGAAAAAGAGTCAAATTGCGGCTACTTCAGGACGTAGATGACCAGGAAGAGGCCGATCCACACGACGTCCACGAAGTGCCAGTAGTACGAGGTAACGATCGCGGAGGTTGCTTCGAAGTGGCCGAACTTCTTTGCTGCGAAGGAGCGGCCGATGATGAGCAGGAAGGCAACAAGGCCGCCGATGACGTGCAGGCCGTGGAAGCCCGTGGTGATGTAGAACGCTGAACCGTAGGCATTCGACGAGAGGGAGACGTGCTCGGACACGAGCATGGCGTATTCCGTCGACTGGCCGGCCACGAAGAAGGCACCCATGATGAAGGTCAGGGTGAACCATCCGTTCATTCCCCAGCGGGTGAAGCTGAGTCGGCCGCCACTTCGGCGCGGCTGGAGCCGCTCGGCGGCGAAGACGCCCATCTGGCAAGTGAAGGAACTTGCCACGAGGACGATCGTGTTTACGAGCGCAAAGGGGAAGTTGAGCTTGGCTGTCTCTTCCGCCCACATCTGTCCGGACGTCGAACGGAGAGTGAAGTACATGGCGAAGAGACCGGCGAAGAACATCAACTCACTGGACAGCCAGACCACGGTTCCAACGGAAACCATATTCGGGCGATTCAGCGTCGGGTGCGCCGGGGTACTGGGGGCATGGGTCGCAGATGTCACATAGACATTATGTCTATAAAAGTCCGTCCTGCCCAACGCAAACCGCGTTTTCGGAGGACTTTTTCTACAAAGCCGCGAATTCGCGCGGAAAAGTTCCGGTACCCGTTCACATTGGTCATAGCGGCACGCACCTCGGTAGCATCGGGAGGTGACTTCTCAGGCATCTGCCCAGCCCGCCGGCAACACCTGGCCGCGGCTCATCGGCGCGCTCATCGACGGTACGGATCTCACAACCGGAAGCACCCAGTGGGCGATGAATACGATCATGTCCGGAGAGGCATCGCCGGCACAGGTGGCGGGATTCCTCGTTGCCCTGCGGTCCAAGGGTGAGACTGTGGACGAGCTCGCGGGGCTGGTGGAGGCCATGATCTCCAACGCCAGCCCGATAGGCATCTCCGGCGAGAAGCTGGACATCGTCGGCACCGGCGGGGACCAGCAGAACACAGTGAACATCTCCACCATGGCGGCCCTGATCGCCGCCGGCGCTGGCGCCAAGGTGGTCAAGCATGGCAACCGCGCCGCGTCCTCGGCGTCAGGCTCGGCCGATGTCCTGGAGGCCCTTGGCGTCCGGTTGGACCTTCCCATTCCGCGGGTCGCGCTGAATGCCGACGAGGCCGGCATCACCTTCTGCTTCGCCCAGGTGTTCCACCCTTCCATGCGGCACGCCGCCGTCGCCCGCCGGGAACTCGGAGTGCCGACGGCATTCAACTTCCTGGGCCCGATGATCAACCCCGCCCACGTCCAGGCCTCGGCCGTCGGCGTCGCCAACGAACGGATGGCGCCCCTGGTGGCGGGCGTCCTGGCCAAGCGCGGGAGCCGCGGGCTCGTCTTCCGCGGCAGCGACGGGCTGGATGAATTGACTACCACCGGACCCTCCCGTGTCTGGGAGATCCGGAACGGCGCGGTGACGGAGGAAACACTGGACCCGCGCGACCTCGGGATCCGCCGGGCAACCCTCGAAGAGTTGCGCGGCGGGGACGCGGCGGCCAATGCCGCCGTCGTCCGTGCGGTCCTCTCGGGCGCTCCGGGAGCCGCCCGCGACGCCGCCCTGGTCAACGCCGCTGCGGGACTGGTGGCGTTCGACCTCGACGCGGTGGGCACCCTGGCGGACCGGATGGCTTCGGCCCTGAAGCGGGCGGCGGAATCAATTGATTCCGGGGCGGCTGCCGAAGTACTGGAGCGCTGGGTGGCACTCTCACACAGCTAGGCCCGCCGGGCCCGGCAGCAGCGTCCGCCCGCTACCAGTTCTAGCCGGTTGCTGCTTATCGGCTGCTGCGCCCAGCCGGCTACTGTTCGAACCCGAGTGCGAAGGCCGCGTCGAGGTCGTGCTGGGAGTAGGCGCGGAACGCGATCTGGGTGGTGGTGTGCACCACTCCGGGAACCTTGGAGAGCTTGTCCGCGATGGCGTCCGCGAGGTCCTCGTGCTTCGCCACCCTGGCGATGGCGATCAGATCCCATTCCCCGGTCACGGAGTAGACCTCGCTGATGCCCGGGATGGCGGAGATTTCTTCAGCGGTTTCGGGGATGCGGGAAGCGTCTGTCTTGATCAGGACGAAAGCGGTCACCACGTCTGAGCCTTTCCGGAGCTGTTGCGCCGTTGCCGGCCGATTAATGGCCCGCCGGAGCGACGCCATTTTCCTGCAAGCCTAATACATCAGGCCTGCCGGCGGCGTGTGCGGAACCGGTCCACCGCCAAGGCCAGGAGCCGGTATCCAAGCAGGAAAACGGCCAGCGCCAGCAGCGCCACGATGACGAAGGGCAGAACCACGGTCTGCCCGGTGGCCGCCCGCAGCAGCATGCCGACGGCCACCGTTCCCAGCCAGACGCCGACGCCGGCCGGCCACAGGGCGAGAGGAGCGCGCCAGGCGCGCAGAACCAGCCAGCTTGCGGCGGCACCGGCGAGGAAAGGCCAGGCAGTGGCCAGGACCCCGGTGACGTCTTCAGCGCGCTGGTGCGCATCCCGTCCGATGGCGGCAAAAACAAGGATGAAGACGACGTCGGCCGCGGCGGCCAGCGCGGCGGACCGACTGAACCCGGCGTCGCGGACTGGATGACTGGCTGGATTACCGGAAACTCCGGGCGTGGATGACGTCATGGTTCAAGCCTAGCCCCGCAGCCCGGCCGGTTCCGCCGGCCTTTCCGGCGCTGAACCGGGGATGACGTCCGTTGTCCGCCCGCCGCCGCCGGACTAGGCTCTGGCTCAACCCGCATCGCGGCCGGTGTCCGCCCGGCCGCACGGGCAGAACGGGAAGAGTACCCAGTGAACGAAAAAGTCACGACCTGCCTGTGGTTCGACAACCAGGCCGAGGAAGCCGCCGAGCACTACGTTTCCCTCTTCGAGGACGGCAAGGTCCTGGACGTGGCCCGCTACGGCGAAGGCGGTCCCGGGCCCGCAGGCCAGGCGATCACCGTCCGCTTCGAGATCGGAGGCCGGACGTTCACGGCGCTGAACGGAGGACCGGCCTTCACCTTCAACGAAGCGGTCTCCTTCGTTGTGGATTGCGGCTCCCAGGAAGAGGTTGACCGGTATTGGGCGGCGCTGAGCCAGGGCGGCGCCGAGGGGCAGTGCGGCTGGCTCAAGGACAGGTACGGCGTCTCGTGGCAGGTGGTCCCGTCCGTGCTGGGCCGGCTGATCGGCGGGCCGGACCCGTTGGCCAGCCAGCGCGCGATGCAGGCCATGCTCGGGATGCAGAAGCTGGACATCGCGGAGCTGCAAAGGGCCTACGACGGCGGCTGAACCGCGGGGAGGGCCGCCGGAACGGGACTACCGCCACGGAGATTGGCTTGCATCTTGCTGTCGGCTCCCCGCAGGGTGTCAAATCCTTAAGACAGGCCGTTCCGCCGCCCGGAGCGCACCATGAACACGACGCCAGGAGGCACTCATGCCGGCAAAGGATGCAAAGGCGCCGGCAAAGAACGCCGGCCGTGGTGCCGACCTCCGGCGTGCAGACACCACCGAAGGCCCTCCGCCGGACCGGCCGGAACAAATCCGGAACATAGCCCTCGTCGGCCACTCGGGGGCAGGGAAGACGATGCTCAGCGAGGCGCTGCTCGCCGCGACCGGCGCTATCTCACGGATGGGGTCGATCGCAGAGGGCACCACCGTGAGCGATTCGGAACCGGCGGCGATCCACCAGCAGCGATCCGTCGCCCTCTCAGTGGTTCCTCTCGGCGTCGACGGCGTCAAGGTGAACCTGCTCGACACCCCAGGATACGGAGAGTTTGTCGGTGAACTGCGGGCCGGCCTGCGGGCTGCTGACGGGGCGCTGTTTGTTGTGTCAGCGGTTGACGATATCGACGCCGCCACCAGCGCTCTCTGGGCAGAGTGCGAGAGCGCCCGCATGCCCAGGGCGGTTGTGATCAGCCGTCTGGACCACCCCCGGGCGGATTTCGAGGCCGCCCTGGCCAGGTGCCGGCGTGCTTTCGGAGACGCCGTGATGCCCCTGTACGTGCCGCTCGGCTCAGGCACCGCAGCGGCGGGCCTGCTGGGGCTCCTCTCCGGAACCGTGTCTGAGCCTGTGCTGGACAACCCGGTGCCCGTGTTCCGGACGGCCGACGACGCCGAACGCGCCGCCTCGGAGACGGCGCGCAGCGCGCTTATTGAAGGGATCATCGCCGAGAGCGAAGACGAGACGCTGATGGACCGGTACCTTGCGGGGGAGGACATCGCCCTGGACATCCTGATCCAGGACCTGGAGACCGCGGTGGCCCGGGCGTCCTTCCACCCTGTACTGCCGACCTCCGCGGAAACCGGCCTGGGCGTGGCGGAACTGCTCGAGACGGTGACGCGGGCGTTCCCGTCCCCGGCCGAACGCCAACTGCCGCCCGTGACGGATCTTGCCGGTGCCCCGGCCGGCCTGCTCGGCTGCGACCCCGAGGGACCCCTGGCCGGTGAGGTGGTGCGCACCACGATCGACCCCTTCCTTGGCAGAGTGTGCCTGGTGCGAATTTTCTCCGGCACCCTGCGGGAGGATACGGCCGTCCACGTCAGCGGCCACGGCCTTGCCGACCGGGGCCATGAGGACCACGACAGTGACGAGCGGGTTGCGCACCTTTACTCACCGATGGGTTCGAGCCTGCGGCCGGTCCCGTACAGCGTTGCGGGAGATATCTGTGCCCTCACTAAGCTGGGCACCGCCGAAACGGGGGACACCGTCTCGTCCAAGGAACTGCCCCTCCTGGTCCAGCCGTGGGAGATGCCCGAACCGCTGCTGCCCGTTGCCATTGAAGCGGCCTCTCACGGTGACGAGGACGTCCTCGCCAGGAGCCTGGGAAAGGTCGCGGCGGGTGACCCCACGCTCCGGGTTGAACGGAATTCCGAGACGCACCAGCTGATTCTGTGGTGCATGGGCGAGGCCCACGCGGAGGTGGTCCTCGGCCGGCTGAGGGACCAGGGCGTAAACCTCCACACGGTTGATGTGGTGACTCCGTTGCGGGAGACCTTCGCGGCAGCAGCGTCCGGTCACGGCCGGTACGTGAAACAGTCCGGCGGCCACGGCCAGTACGCCGTCTGCGACATCGAAGTTGAGCCGCTGGAGCGGGGCACCGGCTTTCAGTTCATCGACAAAACGGTCGGAGGGGTGATCCCGGGGCCTTTCATCGCTTCGGTGGAAAAGGGGGTACGGACCCAAATGCAGAAAGGTGTTGCCGCCGGCTTCCCCGTCGTCGATATCCGGGTGACGTTGCTCGGAGGCAAGGCGCATAGTGTGGACTCTTCTGACGCGGCCTTCCAGGCGGCTGGCGCACTGGCCCTGCGGGAGGCCGCCGCGACCACCCGGATCCAGTTGCTGGAACCCGTCTCGGAGGTGACTATCAGCGTGCCGGAGGAGCACGTCGGCGCGGTGATGAGCGGCCTGTCGTCCCGGCGCGCGCGACTGACGGGGACGACGTCGACGGGCGGAGATATCACCGAAATCGCTGCAGAGGTTCCGGATCAGGAACTGTTGCGCTACTCGATTGATTTGCGCGCACTGACTTCCGGGAGCGGGCGGTTCAGCAGGACCTACCTGCGGCACGAGCCGGTGCCGGCGAGCGCTGCCCGCCCGGCCGCGAAGGCTTGAACCTGAACTGTTCCGGGTCGCAGGCAGGGTTATTGGCCGTCTCTTCCGGTACGCGGGTACATGGTGGCACGATGCCATTATGAGCGAAAAGAAAGACGCGCCGCCAAAGCACCAGGAGCAGGGGAGTTACGGCGGTTCACCAACTACGGAGCAGATGCGTTCCGTCGGTCAGCGCCGGCGGGACGCTGAAGAAAAGCTCGAGCATCACCTGGAGGAGGTCCGCCATAAGGAGGACTCCCGGACCGCCGACGCCGCAGAAGACGACGCCCCGGAAGGCCCCGCCAAAGAAGCGGTGGACAGCGCCGACGTTGCTGCGATCCAGAACGATGACCGGCTTACTGCAGCCGACCGTGTCGACCTGATCGCCAACCAAGTCGTCGCGGGCGACGAAGACAGCGGGCCGGGGGCCTAAACCGGCCTGTCGGACGTTCGGGGTTCCCGGTCCAGGGGGTCGATTCCGGCGCGAAGACCCGCCCATTGGGGACACACGTCAGCGACCCAACGATTCACGTGGGCGAGCGCGCTGCGCCGGGTGCCCTCGGAGCGGTTCCACACCACCTCGTGACCGCCGGGAGAGTGCCCCCCGCGCGAGGCTGCCATGATGCGCTGGACGACGTAAAAGGTCTGTGCGAAAACGAACTCGTGCGCGCCGCGCTCCACGGCCGCCAGCCATTCCGCGGCGACCTGGATGACTTGCGTCCGCGTCGGGCCGAAGATCTCCTGGACGACGTTCCAGCTGCCTTCCGTACGGGCCCTGTCCGGTAGCCCGCCAAGACTGAGATCAACAGCAGCTTGCTCGCCGCCGGCGTCGCGCCACACGATGGCTACCTCCAGCGAGTCGTCCCCTCCGGCGGGAGTGAAATGCATATAGGCGTTCACCTCGTGGAAGTGCCTGGGAATTGCCAGGCCCTGGGCTGGTTCCAGCCGCAGCCCTGATATCGCTCCCGGCAGTTCGGACCCGAGGCCTAGGACTTCTTTGATGTCTCCTTCCCAGGCTCCGATCCTGCCTGCCGCCCCGGCAATACGGTTCAGTTCCAGGAGAGACTCTGCATACGGGATACCCCTGCTCTTGTCGGCGGCCCTGCGCCCCGCTGCGGCGGTCCAGATGAGGTACAGCGCCTGGATGGATTCATTGACCAGTTCGCGGGTCGTATCGCTGCGAAGTTGGGGAAATTCCACGTATCCCAGGAGCGAGGCTGCGTCGTCGGCCAACAGCGGAGCCTGCGCTCGGTTGACACTGACCCATCGCCGCGGGCCGTTTTCGAGGTCTTCGGGGCTGCCGGGTTCCTCGGAGCGATCGTCTTCGAATCCATACCGGAGTCCTACGGCGAGGTCACCGGCTTCAGCATCGAGGACATGCCCGGACACCGCGAGCGGGATCGGGGCCCACGAATGACCGGCCCGGATCTCGATGCGTTCCAGACCGCCTCCCCTGCAGAGGTGTGCGAAGCGGTCGTCATCCGCAACTCCGGAGAACACTAGGCCCTCCCGGGGGGAGAGCAGGAATCAGTGGCTGGAATAAACGGATGGCTGCCGTGCATGGGAACTACCTCCTGGAAAGGCGCCGAGACGAGGGCGCTGCCAGGGTCCGGGGCAACAATGCCATGTTAGGCGCACACGCCTGTCCTTGAGAAGAACCACGTTGCCTTGCCGGTGGCCACCGGCGGCGGCCGGCCTGCCCCCACCCGTCAAAGGGCTGGGGACTCATCCGCGGCCCCTGAGCCGGATGGTGCGGGCCTGGTGAATGGCGGCCAGGGCAATGGCACTGGCGGTGAGGCGGAGGGCATGGACTCTGTACCACCGCCTCAACAGAGGTTTGCGGCGCATCTCGCTGAGCGGTTGCGGGCTGAAGAACAGGACCGGGTTAATGGAGCGGAGCAGATAGGCGGTAGCGGCAGCACCCGTCGTGGAGGCGGCGGCAGCCACTAGCAGCAAGATGCGGCGCACAATCTACCGCCGGGCTCAATACCGGGCTATGCCTTTCACCAAGGGCAATTGACTGGAATACGGCTGACTCGAATACGGCCGGAAGCCCCTATGCCTTG from Arthrobacter sp. B3I9 encodes:
- the trpD gene encoding anthranilate phosphoribosyltransferase, which translates into the protein MTSQASAQPAGNTWPRLIGALIDGTDLTTGSTQWAMNTIMSGEASPAQVAGFLVALRSKGETVDELAGLVEAMISNASPIGISGEKLDIVGTGGDQQNTVNISTMAALIAAGAGAKVVKHGNRAASSASGSADVLEALGVRLDLPIPRVALNADEAGITFCFAQVFHPSMRHAAVARRELGVPTAFNFLGPMINPAHVQASAVGVANERMAPLVAGVLAKRGSRGLVFRGSDGLDELTTTGPSRVWEIRNGAVTEETLDPRDLGIRRATLEELRGGDAAANAAVVRAVLSGAPGAARDAALVNAAAGLVAFDLDAVGTLADRMASALKRAAESIDSGAAAEVLERWVALSHS
- a CDS encoding ubiquinol-cytochrome c reductase iron-sulfur subunit, encoding MGNHSDGSPIHSGTVATAGQNEVEKFQDPGIPPHRLRLADTDPRAAKRAERQVALLFGASVVGTLIFLVAYFAIDLGNDTTIATIRLQNTLLGIGTAFAMLGIGTGIVHWAKALMPDHEVSEERHAIRAEDDRQAAVRIVDDIVEETGIKRRPLIRNTLLGAVALAPLPALAVFGDLGPRPDDKLAHTMWAPEGGKLKRLTRDPEGTPIKAADVTIGSAFHVIPEGLNELHEGKLNEKAKAVVLLMRLNPESLKPSAGREDWGYNGIVAYSKICTHVGCPVALYEQQTHHLLCPCHQSTFDLTQECKVIFGPASRPLPQLPIAVDSEGYLVATSDFHEPVGPSYWERDEHERNNNS
- a CDS encoding elongation factor G-like protein EF-G2; the protein is MPAKDAKAPAKNAGRGADLRRADTTEGPPPDRPEQIRNIALVGHSGAGKTMLSEALLAATGAISRMGSIAEGTTVSDSEPAAIHQQRSVALSVVPLGVDGVKVNLLDTPGYGEFVGELRAGLRAADGALFVVSAVDDIDAATSALWAECESARMPRAVVISRLDHPRADFEAALARCRRAFGDAVMPLYVPLGSGTAAAGLLGLLSGTVSEPVLDNPVPVFRTADDAERAASETARSALIEGIIAESEDETLMDRYLAGEDIALDILIQDLETAVARASFHPVLPTSAETGLGVAELLETVTRAFPSPAERQLPPVTDLAGAPAGLLGCDPEGPLAGEVVRTTIDPFLGRVCLVRIFSGTLREDTAVHVSGHGLADRGHEDHDSDERVAHLYSPMGSSLRPVPYSVAGDICALTKLGTAETGDTVSSKELPLLVQPWEMPEPLLPVAIEAASHGDEDVLARSLGKVAAGDPTLRVERNSETHQLILWCMGEAHAEVVLGRLRDQGVNLHTVDVVTPLRETFAAAASGHGRYVKQSGGHGQYAVCDIEVEPLERGTGFQFIDKTVGGVIPGPFIASVEKGVRTQMQKGVAAGFPVVDIRVTLLGGKAHSVDSSDAAFQAAGALALREAAATTRIQLLEPVSEVTISVPEEHVGAVMSGLSSRRARLTGTTSTGGDITEIAAEVPDQELLRYSIDLRALTSGSGRFSRTYLRHEPVPASAARPAAKA
- a CDS encoding cytochrome c, producing MKALSQKRRHPLAAIALLLMGLLVTGGLYAVATTVNQAKATTTFTANDVEEGGKLFEANCATCHGMGASGSPSGPSLVGVGAAAVDFQVGTGRMPMQMNGPQAYKKPVQFNEEQTRQLAAYVASLGPGPAIPEAGVLDEQGDSAKGGELFRTNCAMCHNAAAAGGALTRGKFAPALAGVSGEHIYEAMVTGPQNMPVFNDANISPEGKRDIITFLKQIEANGSPGGADLGALGPVSEGLFVWIAGLGVIIAFTIWLTSRTS
- a CDS encoding DUF3054 domain-containing protein, producing MTSSTPGVSGNPASHPVRDAGFSRSAALAAAADVVFILVFAAIGRDAHQRAEDVTGVLATAWPFLAGAAASWLVLRAWRAPLALWPAGVGVWLGTVAVGMLLRAATGQTVVLPFVIVALLALAVFLLGYRLLALAVDRFRTRRRQA
- a CDS encoding VOC family protein, which produces MNEKVTTCLWFDNQAEEAAEHYVSLFEDGKVLDVARYGEGGPGPAGQAITVRFEIGGRTFTALNGGPAFTFNEAVSFVVDCGSQEEVDRYWAALSQGGAEGQCGWLKDRYGVSWQVVPSVLGRLIGGPDPLASQRAMQAMLGMQKLDIAELQRAYDGG
- a CDS encoding heme-copper oxidase subunit III gives rise to the protein MVSVGTVVWLSSELMFFAGLFAMYFTLRSTSGQMWAEETAKLNFPFALVNTIVLVASSFTCQMGVFAAERLQPRRSGGRLSFTRWGMNGWFTLTFIMGAFFVAGQSTEYAMLVSEHVSLSSNAYGSAFYITTGFHGLHVIGGLVAFLLIIGRSFAAKKFGHFEATSAIVTSYYWHFVDVVWIGLFLVIYVLK
- a CDS encoding Lrp/AsnC family transcriptional regulator; the encoded protein is MVTAFVLIKTDASRIPETAEEISAIPGISEVYSVTGEWDLIAIARVAKHEDLADAIADKLSKVPGVVHTTTQIAFRAYSQHDLDAAFALGFEQ